The genome window ATACCTCTGATGAGTCGCTGTGGCGGTTATTTAGCGCTGTTTTGAAGCGCGATTTGTTACTTAGCTTTCGTAAAAAGAGCGATCTAGTTAACCCGCTGATCTTTTTTTTGATGGTGGCTACTTTATTTCCTTTAGGCGTGAGCCCTCAACCTGCTGTGTTATCAGAGATAGCGCCGGGTATTGTATGGGTCGCGGCCTTGTTAGCAACTCTCTTATCTTTAGATAGCCTATTTCGTTCGGACTATGAAGATGGGACTTTAGAACAGGTGATTTTGAGCCCTCAACCCCTTATGGTTGTCTGTTTCTCAAAAGTCGTTGGGCATTGGATGACCACGGGATTGCCGCTCACGCTGATGTCTCCATTAATTGGCATGATGTTGTTTTTGCCAGCGCAAGGCATGCTAGGGCTGATGAGTAGTTTGTTAGTAGGGACATTTACATTGAGCTTAATTGGTGCGATTGGCGCAGGGCTTACGGTTGGTTTAAAGCGCGGTGGGGTCTTAATCTCTTTAGTCGTGTTGCCTCTTTATATACCAGTACTTATTTTTGGTACAGGCGTTGTGGAGGCAGCAGCGATGGGTGTGCCTTATGATGGATTTTTAGCCATTATGGGGGCCATGTTAGCGTTAGGTTGTGTGTTAGCGCCTGTGGCGATTAGCGCAGCGGTCAAAATTTCGGTGAGCGGTTAGGGTCTTTATATGGCGGGTAAAAAATGGATGCCTCGATGGTTTTATCAATTGGCATCGCCACGTTGGTGTTACGAGTTTACCGGTAAGTTGTTGCCTTGGTTTGCTGCCATAGCGGGGCTATGCCTGGTGGGTGGCGTTGTATGGTCGCTTATGTTTGCTCCTGCCGATTATCAGCAGGGTAACAGCTTTCGTATAATGTACATCCATGTCCCATCCGCTATCCTCGCACAGTCGTGTTATATGTTAATGGCGATAGCGGGTGCCATTGGTTTGATTTGGAAAATGAAGGTTGCCGATATGGTGGCGTATAGCTGTGCGCCTATTGGTGCCAGCATGGCTGTTATTGCTCTAGTCACAGGAGCCATTTGGGGTAAACCGACGTGGGGGTCTTGGTGGGTTTGGGATGCTCGACTTACCTCTATGCTTATTCTGCTGTTTCTTTATATGGGTGTTATGGCAATGCATGCCGCTATGGAAAGCGAGTCCATGGCCGCTAAAGCAGCGTCGGTGCTATCACTGGTTGGCTTGGTGAATATTCCTATCATCAAATATTCGGTTGATTGGTGGAACACCTTGCATCAACCTGCCACTTTCACTCTGACAGAAAAGCCTGCTATGCCGGCTGAAATGTGGATGCCTTTGTTGGTGATGGTGATTGGCTTTTATTGTTTTTTTGCTGTGTCGCTAATGATGCGGCTTCGTACCGAAATTCTTCGCCGCGAGCGGCGTGCTGGCTGGGTGCGTGAACTCATCGTAGCTGGCACTAGTGATAAGGGGTGATTGTGCAGTTTTCTACCTTTTCTGAGTTTATCAATATGGGCGGCCACGGCCTCTATGTTTGGTTGGCGTATGGTATCGCATTGGCGATTATTGCGGCGAATATACTAATGCCCATTCTTGCTCGTAAAGCTCTGATCAATAATCTGGTACGTCGTGCTCGTCGAGAAAAGCACCAAGCGAGTCGCCAAGAGAGTCAAAAACTATGAATGCGAAACGTAAAAAACGCTTAATCCTTGTGCTGTTTTTAGTATTTGGTGTGGCTGCTGCTGTCAGTTTGGCGCTGTATGCGTTGAATCAAAACATTAATTTATTTTATTCGCCAACTCAGATTAACGCTGGCGAAGCGCCCGAAGGTGCTCGTATACGCGCAGGAGGCATGGTGGTAGATGGGTCTGTAATACGGGATCAAAATAGTTTGCACGTTGCCTTTGAAATAACAGATTACGACAAAACGGTCCCTGTGGAGTTTACTGGGATCTTGCCTGATTTATTTCGCGAGGGGCAGGGGATAGTGGCTCAAGGTTCTATGGACGCTAACGGCGTTTTTCAGGCTGATGAAGTACTTGCCAAGCACGATGAAAACTACATGCCGCCCGAAGTGGCAGAAGCCCTAAAAGCATCGGGCAATATGCCAATGCCAGAAAAAGAGACGTACAACAAATGATCCCTGAAATTGGCCAATATGCGCTCGTTTTAGCGCTCACTTTATCTGTTTTCCTAGCGGTAGTGCCGTTATACGGTGTTTTTGTCGGCAATAGCTTGTGGATGAATTATGCGCGACCGCTAGCCAAGGGGTTGTTTCTCTTCTTACTGATCAGCATGGCTTGCTTGGTGTATAGCTTTTTGACGGATGACTTTTCGGTTGCCTATGTAGCCAACAACTCTAATAGCAAACTGCCTATCTATTACAAGTTTAGTGCTGTTTGGGGCGGTCACGAAGGCTCGTTGCTGTTGTGGATTCTGATATTGGCCGGGTGGACATACGCTGTTGCTGTAAAAAGTAAGGGCTTGCCGCTGGATATCGTGGCCCGTGTGTTATCGGTGATGGGCATGATTAGTGTCGGTTTTACGCTGTTTACCTTAGTCACTTCTAGCCCGTTTGAGCGCTTATTACCCAACACGCCTCTGGAAGGCGGTGACTTAAACCCTCTGCTTCAAGATATAGGCCTGA of Neptunomonas phycophila contains these proteins:
- the ccmB gene encoding heme exporter protein CcmB; translation: MHTNTSDESLWRLFSAVLKRDLLLSFRKKSDLVNPLIFFLMVATLFPLGVSPQPAVLSEIAPGIVWVAALLATLLSLDSLFRSDYEDGTLEQVILSPQPLMVVCFSKVVGHWMTTGLPLTLMSPLIGMMLFLPAQGMLGLMSSLLVGTFTLSLIGAIGAGLTVGLKRGGVLISLVVLPLYIPVLIFGTGVVEAAAMGVPYDGFLAIMGAMLALGCVLAPVAISAAVKISVSG
- a CDS encoding heme ABC transporter permease; its protein translation is MAGKKWMPRWFYQLASPRWCYEFTGKLLPWFAAIAGLCLVGGVVWSLMFAPADYQQGNSFRIMYIHVPSAILAQSCYMLMAIAGAIGLIWKMKVADMVAYSCAPIGASMAVIALVTGAIWGKPTWGSWWVWDARLTSMLILLFLYMGVMAMHAAMESESMAAKAASVLSLVGLVNIPIIKYSVDWWNTLHQPATFTLTEKPAMPAEMWMPLLVMVIGFYCFFAVSLMMRLRTEILRRERRAGWVRELIVAGTSDKG
- the ccmD gene encoding heme exporter protein CcmD, with amino-acid sequence MQFSTFSEFINMGGHGLYVWLAYGIALAIIAANILMPILARKALINNLVRRARREKHQASRQESQKL
- the ccmE gene encoding cytochrome c maturation protein CcmE — translated: MNAKRKKRLILVLFLVFGVAAAVSLALYALNQNINLFYSPTQINAGEAPEGARIRAGGMVVDGSVIRDQNSLHVAFEITDYDKTVPVEFTGILPDLFREGQGIVAQGSMDANGVFQADEVLAKHDENYMPPEVAEALKASGNMPMPEKETYNK